A portion of the Sulfurospirillum diekertiae genome contains these proteins:
- the pheA gene encoding prephenate dehydratase, with translation MQTIEHYRKKIDHIDDQILKLLNERMELVKEIGRAKQTSGTAIYRPEREKEILDRLKGLNQGALNPKAIDAIFLEVFAVSRNLEFPEKIAFMGPEGSYTHQAAESRFGAMGSYIELSSIEAVFHVLENGEAKYGVVPVENNTAGAVGTTLDCLGKFNSKIVAELYMDIHHSFATVCEDIKKVKRIYSHPQGYNQCRKFLEEHMLLGVEFIPTKSTAEAAKKASEDYDAAAICSHIAAKLSNLPVLFEKIEDNMANQTRFLILSDFKNKKGIHNKTSILAKTDDKPGGLVEFLQTFQDQKVNLTKIESRPTKEKGFQSIFYMDFEGHIDDDNVQKVIEENRDRYDIKWLGSYICGG, from the coding sequence ATGCAAACAATAGAACACTATAGAAAAAAGATTGATCATATTGATGATCAGATTTTAAAACTGCTCAATGAACGTATGGAACTGGTTAAAGAGATTGGTCGTGCAAAACAAACCAGTGGTACGGCTATTTATCGACCTGAGCGCGAAAAAGAGATATTAGATCGCCTCAAAGGGCTCAATCAAGGAGCTCTTAATCCCAAAGCAATTGATGCCATCTTTTTAGAAGTTTTTGCGGTCAGTCGCAACCTTGAGTTTCCTGAAAAAATTGCTTTCATGGGACCGGAGGGAAGTTATACTCATCAAGCGGCAGAAAGTCGTTTTGGTGCAATGGGCAGTTATATTGAGTTAAGCTCCATTGAAGCAGTCTTTCATGTTTTGGAAAATGGTGAAGCCAAATACGGCGTAGTTCCCGTAGAAAACAATACGGCGGGTGCGGTAGGAACAACATTGGATTGTTTAGGAAAATTTAACTCAAAAATTGTGGCAGAACTTTACATGGATATTCATCACTCTTTTGCCACAGTATGTGAAGATATTAAAAAAGTGAAACGTATCTATTCCCATCCGCAAGGGTATAATCAGTGCCGAAAATTTTTAGAAGAACATATGCTTTTAGGGGTGGAATTTATTCCAACCAAGTCAACGGCAGAAGCAGCCAAAAAAGCAAGTGAAGATTACGATGCTGCGGCAATTTGTTCTCATATTGCTGCTAAATTATCGAATCTGCCCGTTTTATTTGAAAAAATTGAAGACAATATGGCGAATCAAACACGCTTTTTGATTTTGAGTGATTTTAAAAATAAAAAAGGGATTCATAATAAAACCTCTATTTTGGCAAAAACGGATGATAAACCGGGTGGATTGGTTGAATTCTTACAAACGTTTCAAGATCAGAAGGTCAATCTTACCAAGATTGAATCACGCCCAACGAAAGAGAAAGGGTTTCAGTCCATTTTTTATATGGATTTTGAAGGACATATTGATGATGACAATGTCCAAAAAGTGATCGAAGAAAACAGAGATAGATATGATATTAAATGGCTTGGAAGCTATATTTGTGGAGGATGA
- the hisC gene encoding histidinol-phosphate transaminase has translation MQFNGVLDNLKTYEAGKPIELVVREYGIEPQDVIKLASNENPRGCSPKVVEAVRAEAIHMNRYPDDSMYELKEALAHKYHVEDKNIIIGSGSDQVIEMAIHAKANANTKVLMAGITFAMYEIYALQTGAKVLRTPSAQHNLKEMLEIYKANKDISIIVLCIPNNPLGECLNAKEVYAFLDQIDTETLVIVDAAYLEYARVKDPAKNIDAHDLITKYPNAIYTGTFSKAYGLGGMRCGYGIAQPAIIQTFLKLRAPFNITNLTLKAAIVALSDQAFVDASVKENFKEMKVYETFAKELGFSIIESYTNFIVLEFDASKNSGIIAQKLMEKGIIVRNLGSYGMNAIRVTIGTPEQNVRFFELFKTIYK, from the coding sequence ATGCAATTTAACGGTGTTTTAGACAATTTGAAAACGTATGAAGCGGGCAAACCTATTGAACTTGTGGTACGAGAGTATGGTATTGAGCCCCAAGATGTTATTAAGCTTGCGAGCAACGAAAATCCAAGAGGGTGCAGCCCTAAAGTGGTTGAAGCTGTACGTGCGGAAGCAATCCACATGAACCGCTATCCTGATGATAGTATGTATGAACTCAAAGAGGCTTTAGCGCACAAGTATCATGTCGAAGATAAAAATATTATTATAGGCTCAGGAAGTGATCAAGTCATCGAGATGGCAATTCATGCAAAAGCGAATGCTAACACGAAAGTTTTAATGGCAGGGATCACGTTTGCAATGTATGAAATTTATGCACTTCAAACAGGTGCCAAAGTGCTGAGAACACCATCAGCTCAACATAACCTCAAAGAGATGCTTGAAATTTATAAAGCGAATAAAGATATCTCCATTATTGTTCTTTGTATCCCCAATAATCCACTAGGTGAATGCTTGAATGCCAAAGAGGTATATGCATTTTTAGATCAGATCGACACAGAGACATTAGTGATCGTTGATGCCGCTTATTTGGAATATGCGCGCGTTAAAGATCCTGCAAAAAATATTGATGCACATGATTTGATCACCAAATATCCAAATGCCATTTACACGGGAACTTTTTCTAAAGCGTATGGACTAGGCGGCATGCGTTGTGGATACGGTATTGCACAGCCTGCGATCATTCAAACCTTTTTGAAACTTCGTGCTCCTTTTAATATCACAAACTTGACTTTGAAAGCTGCGATTGTAGCCCTCAGTGATCAAGCCTTTGTGGATGCTTCTGTGAAAGAAAATTTTAAAGAAATGAAAGTGTACGAAACATTTGCAAAAGAGCTTGGATTTAGCATTATTGAGAGCTATACTAACTTTATTGTCTTAGAATTTGATGCCAGTAAAAACTCAGGGATCATTGCACAAAAGTTAATGGAAAAGGGTATAATCGTTAGAAATTTAGGATCGTATGGTATGAATGCTATTCGTGTTACGATAGGAACACCTGAGCAAAACGTGCGCTTTTTTGAACTCTTTAAAACAATTTATAAGTAA
- the fliF gene encoding flagellar basal-body MS-ring/collar protein FliF has product MELRTLLNQIATLIQNLTLRQRIVAAVSIVVLIGFLVFLTLYKNSTSTKGSGYSVLFENTTAGDSALIIQQLEKEKIPYKVVNEGTIAVPSDVVHKERIAIAAMGIPKNSKVGFEIFDKAEFGATDFEQKIKYVRALEGELARTIESLGPIANASVHIAIPKETVFAQKQAAPTASIVLNIRPSMNLSAKQIIGIKNLVAASISNLTAENVSIVNQDGEPLGDDQSNMFQGELVKSQMRYKKEFEHNVEQKIINVLAPVIGGIDKVNAKVTIDFDFSQQDYVSETYDPNSVPRSEQSVEEKREGKEPQDVGGVPGAISNIGPVQGLESTKKGRNVSKSSTTTNYEISKKVVNSKDEFAKIKRLTAAVVVDGAYKYGVDSNGKKKSELEYAALSKEQMDAIRDVVKQTVGYNQTRGDEVTVSNFEFKPLSSDGTRAPTKDLMDKVSNYMGPLVPLLKYIIVGILLFVFYKKVIIPFSHKMVETKLDDFEDEIEPIAAAEEEGAEDTLEKFRQARKKVEDQLGIGQDFNEEALKYDVLLEKLKHLAEQKSEEFASLLQSMIRNEGDYDGGKNSSKDLS; this is encoded by the coding sequence ATGGAGCTTAGAACACTTTTAAATCAAATAGCGACACTGATACAAAACTTGACACTACGTCAAAGAATTGTGGCAGCAGTTTCGATTGTTGTCCTCATCGGTTTTTTAGTGTTTCTGACGCTCTACAAAAATTCAACTTCAACTAAAGGCAGTGGTTATAGTGTTCTTTTTGAAAACACAACGGCTGGTGATTCTGCGCTCATTATTCAGCAACTTGAAAAAGAAAAAATTCCTTATAAAGTTGTTAATGAAGGTACGATTGCAGTTCCTAGTGATGTTGTTCATAAAGAGCGCATCGCCATTGCTGCCATGGGAATTCCTAAGAATAGTAAAGTTGGTTTTGAAATTTTTGATAAAGCTGAATTTGGTGCTACTGATTTTGAGCAAAAGATAAAATACGTTCGAGCTCTTGAGGGTGAATTGGCGCGTACAATTGAAAGTCTTGGACCCATTGCCAATGCAAGTGTGCATATTGCAATTCCTAAAGAGACGGTATTTGCCCAAAAACAAGCCGCTCCTACAGCTTCGATTGTTTTAAATATTCGTCCAAGTATGAATCTTTCCGCTAAACAAATTATTGGTATTAAAAATCTTGTTGCGGCTTCTATTTCTAATTTGACTGCAGAGAATGTTTCTATCGTGAATCAAGATGGTGAACCATTGGGGGATGATCAGAGTAACATGTTCCAAGGTGAACTGGTTAAAAGTCAAATGCGCTATAAAAAAGAGTTTGAACATAATGTAGAGCAAAAGATCATCAATGTTTTAGCACCTGTTATTGGTGGAATTGATAAAGTGAATGCAAAAGTGACCATCGATTTCGATTTTTCACAACAAGATTATGTTAGCGAAACGTATGATCCCAATTCTGTACCTCGAAGCGAGCAGAGTGTTGAAGAAAAGCGTGAAGGGAAAGAGCCGCAAGACGTTGGAGGAGTACCAGGTGCTATCAGTAACATTGGTCCAGTGCAAGGATTAGAGAGTACTAAAAAAGGCCGAAACGTATCAAAAAGCTCTACTACAACGAATTATGAGATTTCTAAAAAGGTCGTTAATTCCAAAGATGAGTTTGCTAAAATTAAACGTTTAACAGCGGCTGTTGTTGTAGATGGTGCCTATAAATATGGTGTAGACAGTAATGGAAAAAAGAAAAGCGAATTAGAATACGCCGCGCTTAGCAAAGAACAGATGGATGCTATTCGTGATGTTGTGAAACAAACAGTAGGGTATAATCAAACACGAGGTGATGAAGTTACAGTGAGTAACTTTGAGTTTAAGCCACTTTCAAGTGATGGCACTCGCGCTCCTACGAAAGATTTGATGGATAAGGTTTCTAATTATATGGGACCATTGGTTCCGTTGCTAAAATATATCATTGTTGGCATCTTGCTCTTTGTATTTTACAAGAAAGTTATTATTCCTTTCAGTCACAAAATGGTTGAAACAAAATTGGATGATTTTGAGGATGAAATTGAACCAATTGCAGCAGCAGAGGAAGAGGGCGCTGAGGATACTTTAGAGAAATTTAGACAAGCACGTAAAAAAGTTGAAGATCAATTAGGCATTGGTCAAGACTTTAATGAAGAAGCTTTGAAGTATGATGTTTTATTAGAAAAACTAAAACATTTAGCAGAGCAAAAAAGTGAAGAATTTGCATCGCTTTTACAGTCTATGATTCGCAATGAAGGCGATTATGATGGCGGCAAAAATAGCTCTAAGGATCTATCATAA
- the fliG gene encoding flagellar motor switch protein FliG, with amino-acid sequence MMKLTEEQKTLYNELTMAEKAAILLIQLGEDSTANLFSHMEIDVVTDISKFIATAKNIDKAVANAVLEEFYVILQSNQYIRSGGMEYAKEILYRTFGAEGAQKILDKLSKSMENSQSFGYLSQIKPQQLGDFIINEHPQTVALILAHMDATSAAETLSFFPDQLRSEVTIRMANLGEISPSVVKRVSAVLENKLESLTSYKVEVGGPRAVAEILNRLGQKASKTTIAYIEQADEKLASVIKDMMFTFEDIMKLDGNAVREILKVADKRDLMVALKGSAEELRKKFFENMSQRAQEAFVEEMNFLGAVRVKDVEESQRKIVEEVQKLAEQGILQIGEAEEMIG; translated from the coding sequence ATAATGAAACTTACTGAAGAACAAAAAACCCTTTACAATGAACTTACAATGGCTGAGAAGGCAGCAATTCTGCTCATTCAATTGGGTGAGGATTCTACTGCCAATCTTTTTTCTCATATGGAGATAGACGTTGTAACCGATATTTCCAAGTTTATAGCAACCGCAAAAAATATTGATAAAGCGGTAGCGAATGCTGTACTTGAAGAGTTCTATGTTATTTTACAATCCAACCAATATATTAGAAGTGGCGGTATGGAGTATGCGAAAGAAATTTTGTATCGTACCTTTGGGGCAGAGGGTGCTCAAAAAATTCTTGACAAACTCTCTAAATCCATGGAAAATTCTCAAAGTTTTGGTTATCTCTCTCAAATTAAGCCTCAACAGTTAGGTGATTTTATTATCAATGAACACCCTCAAACAGTTGCTCTTATTTTAGCACACATGGATGCAACCAGTGCGGCTGAAACACTCTCTTTCTTTCCGGATCAATTGAGAAGTGAAGTGACAATCAGAATGGCAAATTTAGGTGAAATATCGCCTTCTGTTGTCAAAAGAGTATCGGCTGTTTTAGAAAATAAACTAGAATCTCTAACTTCTTACAAGGTTGAAGTGGGTGGTCCAAGGGCCGTGGCTGAAATCCTTAACCGATTGGGTCAAAAAGCTTCTAAAACCACTATTGCGTATATTGAGCAAGCAGATGAGAAACTAGCTTCTGTCATTAAAGATATGATGTTTACGTTTGAAGATATTATGAAACTGGATGGTAATGCCGTTCGTGAAATTCTCAAAGTTGCTGATAAGCGTGATTTGATGGTTGCGCTCAAAGGTTCAGCAGAGGAGTTAAGGAAAAAATTCTTTGAAAATATGTCACAACGTGCACAAGAAGCTTTTGTGGAAGAGATGAATTTCTTGGGAGCTGTACGCGTTAAGGATGTGGAAGAGTCTCAACGAAAGATTGTTGAGGAAGTTCAAAAACTAGCAGAACAAGGCATTCTCCAAATCGGTGAAGCTGAAGAGATGATAGGTTAA
- the fliH gene encoding flagellar assembly protein FliH: MVTENIIDKDRVDDHSVKPYRFKVLGSTPEASAVPLHVNEEYTQESMYDPESMPVSDEIINIARIEEGTQNQFIEELLKKTDELTTNVVKLQIQIEKQEQDFNNRLNEELTRERENAYAQGYQKAKDEAEVAVAEMKTRYLKSIGHLDTLYKSLEERLAKVETDMSVTAFEIAKEVIKKEVSISSSKIAASLSKALLQEVKDAIKIELRVNPKDLEALKELYAEDEKIKVTSDDAITLGGVVILSDVGNLDGNLAMRLEKVKYLLQEN, from the coding sequence ATGGTAACAGAAAATATTATCGATAAAGATAGGGTGGATGATCACTCAGTCAAGCCGTATCGGTTTAAGGTATTAGGCTCAACTCCAGAAGCTTCTGCTGTTCCTTTACATGTAAACGAAGAATACACACAAGAAAGTATGTATGATCCAGAGTCAATGCCTGTGAGTGATGAAATAATCAATATTGCACGCATTGAAGAAGGAACACAAAATCAGTTTATTGAAGAGTTACTCAAAAAAACAGATGAGTTAACCACAAATGTAGTTAAACTTCAAATTCAGATTGAAAAACAAGAACAAGATTTTAATAACAGACTCAATGAAGAGTTGACTCGTGAGCGAGAAAATGCTTATGCACAGGGATATCAAAAAGCTAAAGATGAGGCTGAAGTTGCTGTTGCAGAAATGAAGACACGTTATTTGAAATCAATTGGTCATTTGGATACACTCTATAAAAGTTTAGAAGAGCGATTAGCTAAGGTTGAGACAGATATGAGTGTTACCGCTTTTGAAATTGCCAAAGAGGTTATCAAAAAAGAGGTGAGTATATCAAGTTCTAAAATTGCAGCTTCGCTTTCAAAAGCACTACTTCAAGAGGTAAAAGATGCAATCAAAATTGAACTTAGGGTAAATCCAAAAGACTTAGAGGCTCTCAAAGAGCTTTATGCAGAAGACGAAAAGATTAAAGTAACCTCAGATGATGCCATAACATTGGGCGGCGTAGTCATTTTAAGCGATGTAGGCAATTTAGATGGTAATTTAGCAATGCGCCTAGAAAAAGTAAAATATCTATTACAAGAAAATTAA
- the dxs gene encoding 1-deoxy-D-xylulose-5-phosphate synthase, with amino-acid sequence MKQLRECSIEELNEYCEQIRQKIIQTVSKNGGHLSSNVGAVELIVAMHYVFDIKNDPFIFDVSHQAYTHKLITDRWDRFDTLRELDGISGYTRPDESPYDYFVAGHSSTSISLAVGAAKAIALKGEQYKRVPVALIGDGSLSAGMVYEALNELGDRRYPVIIILNDNKMSISKPIGAISKFLSSAMAGDFYQKIKKTTEQILQYLPESATYMAKKFEESFKLITPGILFEELGIDYIGPIDGHNLESLIRAMQSAKGLKKPVIIHAQTLKGKGYEMAEGYYEKWHGVGPFDVASGEALKKGVSKNATTMYSEALMDLAKQHENVVGVTAAMPSGTGLSPLIQAYPNRFWDVAIAEQHAVTSMCAMAKEGFKPYITIYSTFLQRAYDQVIHDASILNLNVVFAIDRAGIVGEDGETHQGAFDISYLSVIPHMTLMAPRDEKAMHAAIRYSYKHQGPLAIRYPRGSFLSCDAFESKPFEYGKAQLLKEGDSKILLLGYGSGVGKAVATSKILSEKGIDAAIVDLRFAKPLDESLLISLALKYETWYVFSDSAKIGGVGSLLMALKEKNTLHVKIKTFEYDDAFITHGATHLVEDRLGITIEQLAGKILEDIE; translated from the coding sequence ATGAAACAATTAAGAGAATGTTCTATTGAAGAATTAAACGAATATTGTGAACAAATTAGGCAAAAAATTATTCAAACAGTCAGTAAAAATGGAGGGCATCTCAGCAGTAATGTAGGTGCTGTTGAGCTCATTGTTGCGATGCACTATGTTTTTGACATCAAAAATGATCCTTTCATTTTTGATGTCAGTCATCAAGCCTACACCCATAAATTGATTACAGACCGTTGGGATCGTTTTGATACACTTCGTGAACTTGATGGTATCAGCGGCTACACACGACCTGATGAATCTCCTTATGACTATTTTGTTGCAGGGCATAGCTCAACTTCAATTTCACTAGCTGTAGGTGCGGCAAAAGCAATAGCATTAAAAGGTGAACAATACAAACGTGTACCCGTAGCATTGATTGGGGATGGATCATTGAGTGCGGGTATGGTTTATGAAGCACTCAATGAGTTAGGCGATCGTAGATACCCGGTGATCATTATTTTGAATGATAATAAAATGAGTATCTCAAAACCCATTGGTGCCATTAGTAAATTTTTGTCCAGTGCCATGGCAGGTGATTTTTATCAAAAGATTAAAAAAACAACTGAACAAATTTTACAATATTTACCAGAGAGCGCAACCTATATGGCAAAGAAGTTTGAAGAGAGTTTTAAACTTATTACGCCAGGTATTTTGTTTGAAGAGCTTGGAATTGACTATATTGGGCCCATTGATGGTCATAATTTAGAGAGTCTTATTCGTGCGATGCAATCGGCAAAAGGCTTAAAAAAACCCGTCATTATTCATGCGCAGACCCTTAAAGGGAAAGGCTACGAAATGGCTGAGGGGTACTATGAGAAGTGGCATGGCGTCGGTCCTTTTGACGTAGCTAGTGGAGAAGCTCTCAAAAAAGGTGTGAGTAAAAATGCGACCACGATGTACTCAGAGGCACTTATGGATTTAGCAAAACAACATGAGAATGTTGTAGGAGTTACTGCTGCCATGCCAAGTGGAACAGGACTAAGCCCACTAATTCAAGCCTATCCTAATCGTTTTTGGGATGTAGCCATTGCGGAACAGCATGCCGTAACATCTATGTGTGCAATGGCAAAAGAGGGATTTAAACCTTACATTACTATTTACTCCACTTTTTTGCAAAGAGCTTACGATCAAGTTATTCACGATGCTTCTATTTTAAATTTAAACGTTGTTTTTGCCATTGATAGAGCAGGTATTGTAGGAGAAGATGGTGAGACGCATCAAGGTGCTTTTGATATCTCTTATTTGAGTGTTATTCCACATATGACCTTGATGGCTCCAAGAGATGAAAAAGCAATGCATGCAGCAATTCGATATTCTTATAAACATCAAGGACCTTTAGCTATTCGTTACCCCAGAGGAAGCTTCTTATCGTGTGATGCGTTTGAATCCAAACCTTTTGAATATGGCAAAGCACAGCTTCTCAAAGAGGGAGATAGTAAAATATTACTTCTAGGTTATGGTAGTGGTGTTGGTAAAGCTGTTGCTACATCAAAAATTTTATCTGAAAAAGGGATTGATGCAGCCATCGTCGATTTACGCTTTGCAAAACCTTTGGACGAATCCTTGTTAATTTCATTAGCACTGAAGTATGAAACATGGTATGTCTTTAGTGATAGTGCAAAAATAGGTGGTGTTGGTTCCCTTTTAATGGCATTAAAAGAGAAAAATACTTTACATGTAAAGATCAAAACATTTGAGTACGATGATGCTTTTATTACACATGGGGCAACACATTTAGTAGAAGATAGATTGGGTATTACCATTGAACAATTAGCAGGAAAGATTTTGGAAGATATAGAGTAA
- a CDS encoding Fur family transcriptional regulator produces MNDFINLLKTKELKATPQRISVLKELDKKGHPTIDDLYNALKKENPSMSLATVYKNLATLKEKGVVIEVNTAEGKMRYDIYSKPHIHLVCQQCGSIEDVDYDQSLFEYQTILETNKDVKIDRMDVIATVRECSVCKKK; encoded by the coding sequence ATGAATGATTTTATCAATCTTCTTAAAACCAAAGAGCTTAAAGCAACACCCCAAAGAATATCTGTTCTTAAAGAGTTAGATAAAAAGGGACATCCAACCATTGATGATCTCTATAATGCACTTAAAAAAGAGAATCCATCTATGTCTTTAGCGACAGTGTACAAAAATCTTGCAACACTTAAAGAAAAAGGTGTGGTTATTGAAGTCAATACGGCTGAGGGGAAAATGCGTTATGATATCTATTCTAAACCACATATTCATCTTGTTTGTCAACAGTGTGGTTCCATTGAAGATGTTGATTATGACCAAAGTTTATTTGAGTATCAAACGATACTAGAAACTAATAAAGACGTTAAAATTGATCGAATGGATGTGATTGCAACAGTAAGAGAATGTTCTGTTTGTAAAAAGAAGTAG
- a CDS encoding peroxiredoxin, whose product MLVTNKAPDFTATAVLGDNQIVDNFNLYENFGSKGTVLFFYPLDFTFVCPSEIIAFDKRLEEFKNRGINVIGASIDSQFSHFAWKNTPINQGGIGQVRFPLVADITKQISRDYDVLLNGSVALRGSFLIDKDGTVRHAVINDLPLGRNIDEMLRMIDTMLFTNEYGEVCPAGWQKGDKGMTASTAGVADYLAHNSDKL is encoded by the coding sequence ATGTTAGTAACTAATAAAGCTCCTGACTTTACCGCAACTGCTGTTTTAGGTGACAATCAAATTGTCGATAATTTTAATCTCTATGAAAACTTTGGATCAAAAGGAACTGTTCTCTTCTTCTATCCGCTTGATTTTACATTTGTATGTCCTTCTGAAATCATTGCATTTGATAAAAGATTGGAAGAGTTTAAAAACCGTGGTATTAATGTTATTGGCGCATCTATCGATTCACAATTTTCCCATTTTGCATGGAAAAATACCCCTATTAACCAAGGTGGAATTGGTCAAGTAAGGTTCCCTTTAGTGGCTGATATTACCAAACAAATTTCTCGTGATTATGATGTTTTATTAAATGGTAGTGTTGCATTGCGTGGTTCATTCTTGATCGACAAAGATGGTACTGTAAGACATGCGGTTATCAATGATTTACCTCTTGGAAGAAACATCGACGAAATGCTAAGAATGATTGATACAATGCTCTTTACCAACGAATATGGTGAAGTATGCCCAGCAGGTTGGCAAAAAGGTGATAAAGGAATGACAGCAAGCACAGCAGGTGTTGCTGATTATCTAGCGCATAACTCTGATAAACTTTAA
- a CDS encoding methyl-accepting chemotaxis protein, giving the protein MKQQINGMKIGENGYFYAINTKSESYDIHPKVDNAKIASDLDKQILVQKQGMLHIQEEGEAKIVSFHPFNKWNWILVAKANEKDFQAANDKLRNNLIITSFIMTLIIVVIIWTLINQIITKPLNNLIEKARDLSSGNGDLTRHLEIKGNDEIAQASEQINYFIEKVRILICNAKSLSSENSSISHELSTTSLQVEKLVEKSTTIVLDTTNQANQVREDMTISIDQAKNSKDDMTKANSALKIASNAVITLTEEIQKSSVTEIELAQKLNQLSTDAEQVRSVLTVISDIADQTNLLALNAAIEAARAGEHGRGFAVVADEVRKLAERTQKSLVEINATINVIVQSIVNSSEQMSHNSQKIEELANTAQKVENSLQESFVIINEVTKITENTVNSYLQTGDEIEIMIHKIGEINKISMENSRSVEEIAGAAEHLSKMTENLNHKLGEFRT; this is encoded by the coding sequence TTGAAGCAACAAATCAATGGTATGAAAATTGGAGAAAATGGTTATTTTTATGCGATCAATACTAAAAGTGAATCCTATGATATTCATCCAAAAGTTGATAACGCTAAGATTGCTTCTGATCTTGATAAACAAATTTTAGTACAAAAACAAGGAATGCTCCATATTCAAGAAGAGGGTGAAGCCAAAATTGTCAGCTTCCATCCCTTCAATAAATGGAATTGGATATTAGTTGCTAAAGCAAACGAAAAAGATTTTCAAGCTGCTAATGATAAACTAAGAAACAATCTTATTATCACTTCTTTCATTATGACACTTATTATTGTGGTTATTATCTGGACGCTTATTAATCAAATTATTACAAAACCTCTTAATAATCTTATAGAAAAAGCAAGAGATCTTTCTAGTGGAAATGGCGATCTTACGCGCCATTTGGAAATTAAAGGAAATGATGAAATAGCACAGGCAAGTGAACAAATTAATTATTTTATTGAAAAAGTACGCATTCTTATTTGTAATGCAAAATCACTTTCTAGCGAAAATTCTTCCATTTCGCATGAATTATCCACAACTTCATTACAAGTTGAAAAACTTGTTGAAAAATCAACAACTATTGTTTTAGATACAACAAACCAAGCCAATCAAGTACGTGAAGATATGACTATTTCTATTGACCAAGCAAAAAATAGTAAAGATGATATGACAAAAGCGAATAGCGCACTTAAAATAGCTAGTAATGCTGTTATTACGCTCACTGAAGAGATACAAAAAAGTTCAGTAACAGAGATTGAGCTTGCACAAAAACTTAATCAACTTAGCACCGATGCAGAACAAGTTAGAAGCGTTTTAACAGTCATTAGTGACATTGCGGATCAAACGAATCTTTTAGCGCTGAATGCCGCTATTGAAGCCGCACGTGCTGGTGAACATGGACGTGGTTTTGCGGTTGTTGCAGATGAAGTACGTAAGCTGGCGGAACGCACTCAAAAAAGCCTTGTAGAGATCAATGCAACCATTAATGTCATTGTACAATCTATTGTTAATTCCAGTGAACAAATGAGTCATAATTCACAGAAAATAGAAGAATTAGCCAATACAGCTCAAAAAGTTGAAAATAGTCTCCAAGAAAGTTTTGTCATTATTAATGAAGTGACCAAAATTACAGAAAATACAGTTAACAGCTATCTTCAAACAGGAGATGAAATTGAAATTATGATTCATAAGATAGGAGAAATTAACAAAATTTCAATGGAAAATAGCCGTAGCGTTGAAGAAATTGCAGGTGCTGCTGAGCATCTAAGTAAAATGACTGAGAACCTTAATCATAAACTAGGAGAATTCCGAACTTAA
- a CDS encoding Cache 3/Cache 2 fusion domain-containing protein: protein MNSLAKKVTILQVLIVSFAIFAFIFYINFYLSSYIKQETEQKITANLTGLEQTVNVYNSALEDTAIKLFTVFESEFSHFHINVSEKIMVHGVETPLIAADGYTLNNNFAKVDAFTNLTGAVATIFAFHGDDFVRVSTSLKKEDGSRAMGTMLGKTSPAYEPIMKKQKYIGSARLFGQNYITVYAPIIENDKTVGILFIGYNFTEGLKH, encoded by the coding sequence ATGAATTCATTAGCTAAAAAAGTAACCATTTTACAGGTATTGATCGTTTCTTTTGCAATTTTTGCTTTTATCTTTTACATCAATTTTTATCTGAGTAGCTACATTAAACAAGAAACAGAACAAAAGATTACTGCAAATCTTACGGGATTAGAGCAAACAGTAAACGTTTATAATAGTGCGCTTGAGGATACTGCCATCAAGCTTTTTACTGTTTTTGAATCAGAATTTAGTCATTTTCATATAAATGTGAGTGAAAAAATTATGGTTCATGGTGTTGAAACACCTTTAATTGCGGCTGATGGCTATACATTAAATAATAACTTTGCCAAAGTAGACGCATTTACAAATCTCACGGGTGCTGTTGCTACTATCTTCGCCTTTCATGGTGATGACTTTGTTCGTGTTTCAACATCGCTGAAAAAAGAAGATGGATCACGTGCTATGGGAACGATGTTAGGAAAAACAAGCCCAGCATATGAACCTATTATGAAAAAACAAAAATATATTGGAAGTGCAAGGCTTTTTGGTCAAAATTATATCACCGTTTACGCACCCATTATCGAAAATGACAAAACTGTAGGAATTTTATTTATCGGCTACAATTTTACCGAAGGCTTAAAGCATTGA